A single Tindallia californiensis DNA region contains:
- a CDS encoding DUF2225 domain-containing protein, with amino-acid sequence MDQYLFDKNLDCPVCANNFTTKKPRLRKIPVDKKDTDFHIWYKEINPVYYNVWVCSNCGFSATESEFKKLSKEEKTIILKNISLKWNKRDFSGVRTIEMALESHKLALIIGQMLNKSKGYLGSLCLRIAWLYREADNADQENIYLKSALEHLENAYTNEAFPVAGLDEVSLSYLIGELKRLNGDPQNAIFWFSRALDHPDIKYKRMIQLKAREQWQLARDAYKKKKGDTLDG; translated from the coding sequence ATGGATCAATATTTATTTGATAAAAACCTTGATTGTCCGGTATGTGCAAATAATTTCACTACTAAAAAACCTCGATTAAGAAAGATTCCTGTTGATAAAAAAGATACGGATTTTCATATATGGTATAAAGAAATAAATCCGGTTTATTATAATGTGTGGGTTTGTTCAAACTGTGGCTTTAGTGCTACGGAGAGTGAGTTTAAAAAACTTTCAAAGGAAGAAAAAACAATTATATTGAAAAACATAAGCCTTAAGTGGAATAAAAGGGATTTTAGTGGTGTAAGAACAATCGAAATGGCGCTAGAGTCACATAAATTAGCACTGATCATTGGGCAGATGCTTAATAAATCAAAAGGGTATTTAGGCAGTTTGTGCCTTCGGATAGCATGGTTATATAGGGAGGCTGACAATGCAGATCAGGAAAATATATATTTGAAAAGTGCTCTTGAACATTTAGAAAATGCATATACAAACGAAGCTTTTCCGGTAGCAGGGCTTGATGAAGTTTCACTCTCTTATTTGATTGGAGAATTAAAACGTTTGAATGGAGATCCTCAAAATGCGATTTTCTGGTTTAGTAGAGCCTTAGACCATCCAGATATTAAGTATAAAAGAATGATTCAGTTAAAGGCGAGGGAACAATGGCAACTGGCAAGGGACGCTTATAAAAAGAAAAAAGGAGACACACTGGATGGATAA
- a CDS encoding VanW family protein encodes MNISEKQKKILVGIFIGLGCVIIAAIMLGGGYAYWITNQANIHPNVYIQGVNVGGMLPDEATLRLENEMKNKLDEKELTLMLGDKSWSYPLESIGYNYDYDKAINKAWNLGRYGNIIQNAMKVRRLQERPYYIELENCFEKDLIDKVLDELENELNFEGKAATLERASGEFVIIAEIEGKKLRKEESRETIIDALEDGALSPLEISVDTISVYPTKADLKLIDGVIGEFSTRFNAGVVGRTANLKLGAQSIDGTLLLPDEEFSFNKATGPRSAAAGYREAPVIVQGELVPGIGGGICQVSTTLYNAAIRSNLPIVERRNHSLPVSYVNLGHDATVSYGAIDLKFKNHYDYPIYIESYIQGNRIFVNVYGNESSKIQRIDLASHVTEVIEAPIEEKQDEELYEGEIIVEQEPKRGYRVVTYKIYYENGREIKREEISRDYYRPVKGIKLVGVKPRPLHEQFEQHELIEYIHSQYQSESEIEM; translated from the coding sequence ATGAATATATCAGAAAAACAAAAAAAAATACTTGTCGGAATTTTCATAGGATTAGGCTGTGTAATAATAGCGGCTATAATGCTTGGAGGCGGATATGCTTACTGGATAACAAATCAAGCAAACATTCACCCAAACGTCTATATTCAAGGTGTTAATGTCGGTGGAATGCTTCCTGATGAAGCCACTTTGCGTCTTGAAAATGAAATGAAGAATAAGTTGGATGAAAAAGAATTAACGCTAATGCTTGGTGACAAGAGCTGGTCCTATCCGCTGGAATCAATTGGGTATAACTATGATTATGATAAGGCAATTAATAAAGCATGGAATCTGGGAAGATATGGAAATATAATTCAGAATGCGATGAAAGTACGACGTCTTCAAGAAAGGCCTTACTATATAGAGCTTGAAAATTGTTTCGAAAAAGATTTAATTGATAAGGTTCTAGATGAATTAGAAAATGAACTTAACTTTGAAGGAAAAGCAGCAACATTAGAAAGAGCTTCCGGAGAATTTGTGATAATAGCTGAGATAGAAGGAAAAAAACTTAGAAAAGAAGAAAGTCGAGAAACAATCATTGATGCGCTTGAAGATGGAGCGCTAAGCCCTTTGGAAATAAGCGTTGATACGATAAGTGTATACCCAACAAAAGCAGATTTAAAGTTGATCGATGGAGTAATTGGAGAGTTTAGCACGCGTTTTAATGCAGGCGTTGTTGGTAGAACAGCAAATCTTAAGCTTGGGGCTCAAAGCATCGATGGAACGTTATTGTTGCCAGACGAAGAATTTTCGTTTAACAAAGCAACTGGTCCACGAAGTGCGGCAGCCGGATATCGAGAAGCTCCGGTAATTGTTCAAGGAGAGCTTGTACCAGGAATTGGTGGTGGTATCTGTCAGGTTTCAACTACGTTATATAACGCTGCAATCAGATCCAATCTGCCTATTGTTGAAAGACGCAACCATTCCTTGCCTGTCAGCTATGTCAACTTAGGCCATGATGCAACGGTTTCTTATGGAGCTATTGATCTAAAGTTTAAGAATCATTATGATTATCCAATATACATCGAAAGCTATATCCAAGGAAATAGAATATTTGTTAACGTATATGGGAATGAAAGTTCGAAAATACAAAGGATTGATCTTGCTTCGCATGTTACAGAAGTAATCGAAGCACCTATCGAGGAAAAGCAAGATGAAGAATTATATGAAGGTGAAATAATCGTCGAACAAGAACCTAAAAGAGGCTATCGGGTAGTGACGTATAAAATATATTATGAAAATGGTAGAGAAATCAAAAGAGAAGAGATATCCAGAGATTATTATCGGCCTGTTAAAGGGATAAAACTTGTAGGTGTTAAGCCAAGACCTTTACATGAACAATTTGAGCAGCATGAATTAATTGAATACATTCACAGTCAGTATCAGAGTGAATCAGAAATAGAAATGTAA
- a CDS encoding cell division protein FtsA has protein sequence MKMKLNKNEMALALDIGTRSVVGLLGSLEDQKLVVHHSVVIFHENRAMFDGQIHDIEEVAKVIKKVKEKLEAECGYELKDATIAAAGRALLTESVTVDLGLGYLQDIKRSHIQQIELKALQEAERQLEKSNTGDLRYFCVGHSIIQYYLDGALIKNPLNHKGKMLSVHLIATFLPKLVVDSLYASVTGAGLEVDYMTLEPIAAIEVAVPENARLLNIALVDIGAGTSDIAITKDGSIHAYAMTDVAGDELTEYLAREKMLDFDSAESIKCQISTAEKLDYEDILGIKHEETSDELIETISPAMKSIATQISESIIQHNGKMPSAVFLIGGGSRMKGLPKMISQALELPEERVSVRNISTIQQLLYHPQDSIGPEGITPIGILKKALMKRHNDFIEITINGRSIKLFQTRKLFIRDGLAALQYDPHLLIPKKGESIHIIVNGEEREFYGEYGEPAIITKNQEVASLETELLNGDEVMVQPATTGSSATMMLYDILNDDYQHNTLKHNGEFTEVNCRLSNGDEVSYKTLNHTIKDTNEVAEKEEEDLPKNKKSITFDDSDDHDTDQKNIIEIKYNGNPLTITTPKDNLIFVDLFDYIDFDRSKVQGELILRHNGQPAEYISPIRTKDEVWIYWA, from the coding sequence ATGAAGATGAAATTAAATAAAAATGAAATGGCGCTGGCATTAGATATTGGCACCAGAAGTGTCGTTGGTTTGCTGGGTTCACTGGAGGATCAGAAGCTTGTTGTTCATCATTCGGTTGTTATTTTTCACGAAAACCGTGCAATGTTTGATGGCCAAATTCATGATATTGAAGAAGTGGCAAAAGTCATTAAAAAAGTAAAAGAAAAACTGGAAGCAGAATGTGGTTATGAACTTAAAGATGCGACTATTGCAGCAGCAGGAAGAGCTTTGCTTACAGAATCTGTTACCGTGGATTTAGGGCTGGGTTATCTGCAAGATATAAAACGGAGTCATATACAACAAATTGAATTAAAGGCATTACAGGAGGCTGAAAGACAACTGGAAAAATCTAATACTGGTGACTTAAGATACTTTTGTGTTGGACACTCCATCATTCAATACTATTTAGATGGTGCATTAATTAAGAACCCTCTTAATCATAAAGGAAAAATGCTTTCGGTGCACTTGATTGCTACGTTCTTACCGAAATTAGTTGTAGACAGTCTTTATGCCTCTGTCACTGGCGCGGGGCTTGAAGTGGATTATATGACCTTGGAACCAATTGCAGCTATTGAAGTTGCTGTACCGGAAAATGCTCGTTTATTAAATATAGCGCTTGTTGATATTGGAGCTGGAACATCTGATATTGCGATTACTAAAGATGGCAGTATACATGCTTATGCTATGACGGATGTCGCTGGTGATGAGTTGACGGAATATCTTGCACGAGAAAAAATGCTGGACTTTGATAGTGCAGAAAGTATAAAATGTCAGATATCGACTGCAGAAAAACTGGATTATGAGGATATTTTAGGGATTAAACATGAAGAAACATCAGACGAGTTAATAGAAACAATTAGCCCAGCGATGAAGTCGATAGCTACTCAGATTTCAGAGTCAATCATTCAACATAATGGTAAAATGCCCAGTGCTGTTTTTTTAATTGGGGGAGGAAGCAGAATGAAGGGCCTGCCTAAAATGATTAGCCAAGCCCTAGAGCTGCCTGAAGAGAGAGTTTCTGTCAGAAATATATCTACGATTCAGCAGCTATTGTATCATCCTCAGGATTCAATAGGACCTGAAGGGATTACGCCAATAGGAATCCTTAAAAAGGCGTTAATGAAAAGGCATAATGATTTTATTGAAATTACAATTAATGGCCGTTCAATTAAACTTTTTCAAACTAGAAAATTATTTATTCGAGATGGACTTGCGGCTCTTCAGTATGATCCTCACCTTCTTATACCTAAAAAAGGAGAATCGATACATATTATCGTTAATGGTGAAGAACGAGAGTTTTATGGCGAATATGGTGAGCCTGCCATCATAACTAAAAATCAGGAAGTGGCTAGTTTGGAGACTGAACTTTTGAACGGAGATGAAGTAATGGTTCAGCCTGCAACGACTGGTTCAAGTGCAACTATGATGCTATATGATATACTGAATGATGATTATCAGCATAACACACTAAAACATAATGGGGAATTTACAGAGGTGAACTGCAGGCTAAGTAATGGAGATGAGGTTAGCTATAAAACCTTGAATCATACCATTAAAGATACGAATGAAGTAGCAGAGAAAGAAGAGGAAGATTTACCTAAGAATAAGAAATCAATAACCTTTGATGATTCTGATGATCATGATACTGATCAGAAAAATATCATAGAAATTAAATATAATGGTAATCCCTTAACGATTACAACCCCAAAAGACAATTTGATTTTTGTCGATTTATTCGATTATATTGATTTTGATAGATCTAAAGTACAAGGTGAATTGATTTTAAGGCATAATGGACAACCAGCGGAGTATATATCACCAATCAGGACAAAGGATGAAGTGTGGATATACTGGGCGTAG
- the nth gene encoding endonuclease III yields MVKNKVRKNNAKNCEIILDQLAKEYPSAKSELDFTTPFECLIATMLSAQCTDQRVNMVTKELFAKYKNPKDYLNTNAGQLEKLIKSCNYYKTKSKHIIEACKILVEKHDGTVPNSRDTLMELPGVGRKTANVVLSNAFGLPAIAVDTHVFRVSNRIGIIEAKDPLKAEEQLMQVIKKNRWSDAHHWLILHGRRVCKARKPSCEKCIVSEWCVYYQKINDGGAQ; encoded by the coding sequence TTGGTAAAGAATAAAGTGAGAAAGAATAACGCAAAAAATTGTGAAATAATATTGGACCAACTTGCTAAAGAATATCCTTCGGCGAAAAGCGAACTCGACTTCACCACTCCTTTTGAATGCTTGATTGCTACGATGCTTTCTGCTCAGTGTACAGATCAGCGGGTTAATATGGTGACAAAAGAACTATTTGCAAAATACAAAAATCCGAAGGACTATTTGAATACAAATGCTGGTCAATTAGAAAAACTAATTAAAAGTTGCAATTACTACAAGACTAAAAGTAAGCATATTATTGAAGCATGTAAAATATTAGTTGAAAAGCATGATGGAACTGTTCCTAACAGTCGTGATACATTAATGGAATTACCAGGAGTAGGTAGGAAAACAGCGAATGTCGTTCTTAGTAATGCTTTTGGTCTGCCAGCAATAGCTGTGGATACACATGTTTTTCGTGTTTCTAATCGAATTGGTATTATTGAGGCTAAGGATCCCCTTAAAGCAGAAGAACAGTTAATGCAAGTCATTAAAAAAAACAGATGGTCAGATGCACATCACTGGTTAATACTACATGGCAGAAGAGTTTGTAAAGCTCGGAAGCCTTCTTGTGAAAAATGCATTGTTTCTGAATGGTGTGTATATTATCAAAAAATTAATGATGGTGGTGCACAATGA
- a CDS encoding DUF503 domain-containing protein, with the protein MKVGICTFNIMMYEGSSLKEKRMIVKSVIERIKSRYNVSIAEIADQDKWRLATIGFCCISNNKRHVEKTIQEVLRFLEKDGRGELINIDMEVI; encoded by the coding sequence ATGAAAGTAGGGATATGCACTTTTAATATCATGATGTATGAAGGAAGTTCCTTAAAAGAGAAACGGATGATTGTTAAAAGTGTGATAGAAAGAATAAAAAGTCGATACAATGTCTCTATTGCAGAAATAGCAGATCAAGATAAATGGAGACTTGCAACCATAGGTTTTTGTTGTATTAGTAATAACAAAAGACATGTAGAGAAAACCATTCAAGAAGTCCTTCGTTTTTTGGAGAAGGATGGGAGAGGGGAACTAATCAATATTGATATGGAAGTAATTTAG
- the queG gene encoding tRNA epoxyqueuosine(34) reductase QueG: MLLSVKELKQEAKKKNIIDIGVIRPNKSPLLKKLIEDRHANQYLTNFEEISIDKRIDASLIMPEAKSVIVAAMSYFNKEETDVSYRPLFCGSLARFSRGTDYHRVLKMRLSQLMESIPFKEEPYHWLVYADTGPLVDRHLAAEAGLGYFGRNNCFFHSEYGSYIVIGYVVTSLEFFEEDYRSMPYLKCNECGKCQRACPVNAITTPFVINNQRCLANQLQQKGVMDSVSMKKSGTMLYGCDICQDVCPNNKGIRETSEKMFYNNFELAWINLEELLNMNNKEFKKRYESMAFAWRGLRVMKRNALKSLGNMGNPMAIPIIEPFVDDEREDINNAAKWALKQLTLA, translated from the coding sequence ATGCTTTTATCAGTAAAGGAACTAAAGCAAGAAGCGAAGAAAAAGAATATTATTGACATAGGCGTTATTCGGCCAAACAAATCACCTTTATTAAAAAAATTAATTGAAGATAGGCATGCTAATCAGTACCTGACAAATTTTGAAGAAATTTCTATTGATAAACGTATTGATGCGAGCTTAATAATGCCAGAGGCTAAATCGGTTATTGTAGCAGCAATGTCTTACTTCAACAAGGAAGAAACTGATGTTTCTTATAGACCTTTATTCTGCGGAAGCTTAGCTCGTTTTTCCAGAGGCACGGATTATCATCGTGTACTAAAAATGAGATTAAGTCAGCTGATGGAGTCTATACCATTCAAGGAAGAACCATATCATTGGCTTGTGTATGCAGATACGGGACCTTTAGTAGACCGTCACTTGGCGGCGGAAGCTGGTCTTGGATATTTTGGGAGAAATAATTGTTTTTTTCATTCTGAATATGGATCATACATTGTGATTGGATATGTAGTAACATCGTTAGAATTTTTTGAAGAAGATTATCGATCAATGCCTTACTTAAAGTGCAATGAATGTGGCAAATGTCAGCGTGCATGTCCGGTCAACGCGATAACTACTCCTTTCGTAATAAACAATCAGCGATGTCTCGCTAATCAGCTACAGCAAAAAGGAGTCATGGATAGTGTCAGTATGAAAAAATCAGGCACCATGCTTTATGGTTGTGATATTTGTCAAGACGTTTGTCCAAATAATAAAGGAATAAGAGAAACATCTGAAAAGATGTTTTATAATAACTTTGAATTGGCATGGATTAATTTAGAAGAATTATTAAATATGAATAATAAAGAGTTTAAGAAACGGTATGAATCTATGGCTTTTGCTTGGAGAGGGTTAAGGGTGATGAAACGCAATGCGTTAAAATCTTTAGGCAACATGGGGAATCCTATGGCGATACCTATCATAGAACCCTTTGTTGATGACGAGAGAGAAGATATAAATAACGCAGCTAAATGGGCATTGAAACAACTAACGCTTGCATAA
- a CDS encoding nucleoside kinase, translated as MVSNQQNNMIEITVNNKNAKRFPKGSTLEMISKEYQDNSCSRIIAAIVGNELKELSASIDGNCDIRWVDACSSIGSRIYKRSLTFVFIRACMELYSGCQVNVEHSINKGLYCEVKYKKELQIEDSQRIYNRMKEIIEEDVPFEKRRVSVEEAIDIFKDYTQMSKVKLLKYREKPYIKLYQCGWLKNYFYGYMVPSTGYLKEFNLQYYPPGFVLQYPRNEEGGKIPDFVDNPKIFKVFRESEKWAEILQVDYVASLNDLIVSQKEDEYIRIAEALHEKKIAQMADYIAEDLSHRRLILIAGPSSSGKTSLARRLSIQLRVNGLKPKSISLDDYFVDREKTPLDENGEYNFEAIEAIDLNLFNKDLKKILSGEMVEIPTFNFKTGKREYRGKSIQIDKDQPLILEGIHALNDRLTESVERNLKFKIYISCLTQLNIDEHNRIPTTDARLIRRMVRDHQFRGNDALRTMSMWPSVRRGEEAYIFPFQEDADVMFNSALFYELSVLKKYAEPLLRQIDRDSPQFPEAKRLLKFLSYFVVLENEDDIPKTSILREFIGNGAF; from the coding sequence ATGGTTTCAAACCAGCAAAATAATATGATTGAAATAACAGTAAACAATAAAAATGCTAAGAGGTTTCCCAAAGGGTCTACCCTTGAGATGATAAGCAAAGAATATCAGGATAACAGCTGTTCCCGCATTATAGCAGCGATTGTAGGGAATGAGTTGAAAGAGTTATCAGCTTCCATCGATGGAAACTGTGACATCAGGTGGGTGGATGCTTGTTCTTCAATAGGGTCAAGAATATATAAAAGAAGCCTCACGTTTGTTTTTATCAGAGCTTGTATGGAGTTATATTCTGGCTGTCAAGTTAATGTTGAACATTCTATCAATAAAGGTTTGTATTGTGAAGTAAAGTATAAAAAAGAGTTGCAAATAGAAGATTCACAAAGAATATACAACCGCATGAAAGAAATCATTGAAGAAGATGTGCCTTTTGAAAAAAGAAGGGTTTCGGTAGAAGAAGCAATAGATATTTTTAAGGACTATACCCAAATGAGTAAAGTGAAACTTTTAAAATATAGAGAAAAGCCATACATAAAACTATATCAATGTGGATGGCTTAAAAATTATTTTTATGGTTATATGGTTCCGTCTACAGGCTATCTGAAAGAATTTAATCTGCAATATTACCCTCCTGGTTTTGTGCTGCAATACCCAAGAAATGAAGAGGGCGGGAAAATTCCAGATTTCGTTGATAATCCTAAGATTTTCAAAGTTTTTCGCGAGTCAGAAAAATGGGCAGAAATTCTTCAGGTAGATTATGTGGCCAGCTTGAACGATTTGATTGTTTCGCAAAAGGAAGATGAGTATATCAGGATAGCGGAAGCACTCCACGAAAAAAAGATTGCCCAGATGGCTGATTACATTGCTGAGGATTTGAGCCATAGAAGGCTTATTTTGATAGCTGGACCTTCATCCTCTGGCAAAACTAGTCTTGCTAGAAGATTAAGTATTCAATTGCGAGTTAATGGACTAAAACCAAAATCTATCTCATTGGATGATTATTTTGTAGACAGAGAAAAAACACCATTGGATGAAAATGGCGAATACAATTTTGAAGCCATAGAAGCGATAGATCTGAACCTCTTCAACAAAGATTTAAAGAAAATACTGAGTGGAGAAATGGTTGAAATACCAACCTTTAATTTCAAAACAGGAAAACGTGAATATCGTGGTAAATCCATCCAGATAGATAAAGACCAACCTTTAATTTTAGAAGGAATTCATGCGTTAAATGATCGTTTGACAGAAAGTGTAGAACGAAACCTAAAGTTTAAGATATATATTAGTTGCTTGACTCAATTAAATATTGATGAACATAATCGGATACCGACTACAGATGCAAGGCTGATAAGAAGGATGGTAAGAGACCATCAGTTTAGAGGGAATGATGCACTAAGAACCATGTCTATGTGGCCATCTGTGCGGAGAGGTGAGGAAGCATATATATTTCCTTTCCAAGAGGATGCTGATGTAATGTTTAATTCAGCGCTATTTTATGAATTAAGTGTTTTGAAAAAATATGCAGAGCCTTTATTGAGACAGATAGACAGGGATAGTCCACAATTTCCGGAAGCAAAGAGGCTACTTAAATTCTTAAGTTATTTTGTTGTTCTTGAAAATGAAGATGATATACCTAAAACATCTATACTTCGTGAATTTATAGGAAATGGTGCTTTTTAA
- a CDS encoding response regulator encodes MKILIVNDSRFETLVLETMLKELGLQTNSCDEYNAIEKARSEAPDLILVNLYMKEINGDVLIEKLKKVLPKGIYVLTSSNEKELRTKMKSKNVTTILKTPASKKDLKEMVKKVSTDYLSQ; translated from the coding sequence ATGAAAATACTCATTGTTAATGATTCGAGGTTTGAAACACTTGTTTTAGAAACGATGCTTAAGGAGTTAGGACTACAAACGAATAGTTGTGATGAATATAATGCTATAGAAAAAGCTCGAAGTGAAGCACCAGATTTAATCCTTGTTAATTTATACATGAAAGAAATAAACGGTGATGTGCTAATAGAAAAACTTAAAAAAGTATTACCTAAAGGAATCTATGTACTAACATCAAGCAATGAAAAAGAGTTAAGAACAAAAATGAAATCAAAGAATGTGACAACGATTCTAAAGACGCCGGCTTCTAAAAAGGATTTGAAAGAAATGGTGAAGAAAGTTAGCACGGATTATTTAAGTCAATGA
- the lepB gene encoding signal peptidase I has translation MKKEIIEWVKTIVISIAIALLITVFMTPTIVKNHSMTNTLEENDFLMINKLLYQRSAPKEKDIVVFQSPLRTSSGEEKLLIKRIIALSGDELLIRDGEVYVNDVLQQEEYIRENYTVGEVDLIIPEGKIFVMGDNRSNSLDSRDGILGLVSEEDIIGKAFFRLYPFGRFGFIQ, from the coding sequence ATGAAGAAAGAAATAATCGAGTGGGTAAAAACGATTGTTATATCCATTGCAATAGCTTTATTAATCACTGTTTTTATGACACCCACCATCGTGAAAAATCATTCCATGACCAATACCTTAGAAGAGAATGACTTTTTGATGATCAATAAACTGTTGTATCAGAGAAGCGCACCAAAAGAAAAAGACATCGTTGTATTTCAATCACCCTTACGAACCTCTTCCGGTGAAGAAAAATTATTGATCAAACGCATTATTGCCTTGTCGGGTGATGAGCTACTGATTCGAGATGGTGAGGTTTATGTTAACGATGTTCTTCAGCAAGAAGAGTACATAAGAGAAAACTATACGGTTGGTGAAGTGGATCTAATTATTCCAGAAGGAAAAATCTTTGTTATGGGCGACAATCGAAGCAATAGTTTGGATAGTCGAGATGGCATTCTTGGCTTGGTTTCTGAAGAAGACATAATTGGGAAAGCGTTTTTTCGTCTCTATCCCTTTGGTCGGTTTGGTTTTATTCAATAA
- a CDS encoding thioesterase family protein — MHEDFTLSEGLEYCVQKRVAYEDTTVSFGRAGIETLFSTTALVGMMIEAAVELVGKNVPEGFITVGKKIEITHEKPTLQGMQVTVKAKLDRIDGSALHFEMTCYDEIGEIAKGKQERYLVNKDALIKRAHERAQALEDLNR; from the coding sequence ATGCATGAAGATTTTACGTTAAGTGAAGGTTTAGAGTACTGTGTTCAAAAGAGGGTGGCGTATGAAGACACTACCGTTAGTTTTGGGAGAGCTGGAATTGAAACCTTGTTTTCAACAACAGCATTGGTAGGAATGATGATTGAAGCAGCGGTTGAATTAGTGGGAAAAAATGTACCAGAGGGTTTTATTACTGTGGGTAAAAAAATTGAAATAACTCATGAAAAGCCTACACTACAGGGGATGCAGGTTACGGTTAAGGCAAAGTTGGATCGAATTGATGGCAGTGCTTTGCATTTCGAAATGACTTGTTATGATGAAATTGGTGAAATTGCAAAAGGAAAGCAAGAACGGTATTTAGTGAATAAGGATGCTTTGATTAAACGTGCTCACGAAAGAGCACAAGCCTTGGAAGATTTGAACCGATAG
- a CDS encoding indolepyruvate ferredoxin oxidoreductase subunit alpha, translating to MPKAVVLEKYCKSCRLCVDICPQKIMDISTRSNEKGYFVAACIDQEKCTGCTLCATVCPDVAIEVYK from the coding sequence ATGCCAAAAGCAGTTGTTTTGGAAAAATATTGTAAAAGCTGCCGTTTATGCGTTGATATTTGCCCTCAGAAAATAATGGATATCAGTACTAGATCAAACGAAAAAGGTTATTTTGTCGCTGCTTGCATTGATCAAGAAAAGTGCACCGGTTGTACTCTTTGCGCTACTGTTTGCCCGGACGTTGCTATCGAAGTATACAAATAA
- the vorB gene encoding 3-methyl-2-oxobutanoate dehydrogenase subunit VorB, with the protein MEKVLLKGNEIIGEAAIRAKCKVFFGYPITPSTEVIEYLSANLPSKGGSVLQAEDEIGAINMCYGAACTGTRVMTASSSPGISLKQEGISYAAAVELPMVLVNVNRCGPGLGGLGPAQSDYFQSTKGGGHGDYRLIVLAPSKAQELYDYTMEAFDLADQYRNPVMVHTDGFLGQTMEPVVLKDPPKIPDIDRTWTVSGCKGRKKRILASYSLTNEIGESNNLYLEKKYKEIQETEQRWEAFHADDAEYLLVSYGTTGRICKSTVLNARKKGIKLGLIRPITLWPFPEKGIKPLISQLKGIISVELNTGQMIEDVKLSAECKVPVHLFRRQGGMLPTEDEILENVEETFQLKNNKEVNL; encoded by the coding sequence ATGGAAAAAGTTTTATTGAAAGGTAATGAGATTATTGGCGAAGCTGCTATACGAGCTAAATGCAAGGTTTTCTTCGGGTATCCAATCACACCATCAACTGAAGTTATTGAATACCTTTCTGCCAATTTACCATCAAAAGGTGGATCAGTTTTACAAGCCGAAGATGAAATTGGCGCCATTAACATGTGTTACGGTGCAGCTTGCACTGGCACAAGAGTCATGACTGCATCTTCCAGCCCCGGAATAAGCTTAAAGCAAGAAGGTATCTCTTATGCCGCAGCTGTTGAACTACCCATGGTTCTAGTCAATGTTAATCGATGTGGTCCAGGGCTTGGTGGATTAGGTCCAGCACAATCAGACTATTTCCAATCTACCAAAGGCGGGGGCCACGGAGATTATCGATTGATTGTTTTAGCACCTTCAAAAGCTCAAGAATTATATGACTATACAATGGAAGCCTTTGATTTAGCCGATCAGTATCGAAACCCAGTAATGGTTCATACGGATGGATTTCTTGGTCAAACTATGGAGCCAGTAGTCTTAAAGGATCCTCCCAAAATCCCTGATATCGATCGAACTTGGACGGTATCCGGATGTAAAGGCCGTAAAAAGCGCATCCTTGCCAGCTATTCACTGACAAATGAAATTGGGGAATCAAATAACCTATACCTGGAAAAAAAATACAAAGAAATTCAAGAAACAGAACAGCGATGGGAAGCTTTTCATGCAGATGATGCCGAATATTTACTTGTTAGTTATGGTACTACTGGTAGAATCTGTAAAAGCACTGTTCTAAATGCACGAAAAAAAGGAATCAAGCTTGGCTTAATTCGTCCTATAACCTTGTGGCCATTTCCAGAAAAAGGCATAAAGCCACTCATTAGTCAGTTGAAAGGAATTATTTCAGTAGAGCTTAATACTGGTCAAATGATTGAAGACGTTAAGCTTTCAGCTGAATGCAAAGTCCCTGTACATTTATTCAGAAGACAGGGTGGTATGCTTCCAACAGAAGATGAAATCTTGGAAAATGTAGAAGAAACTTTTCAACTTAAAAATAACAAGGAGGTGAACCTATAA